The window CTTTCTCGGGAACATCGCCCACTCCGAAACCGTTTATCAGTCGAAGGGGCATCCATTGAAACCTCAAAGGAGGTTGCCATGAGAAAGCTCTTGCTTGCTTCGATGATCGCCATCGCCTCGGCGTTCGCGATCGCACCGGCTAGCGCCGGCAGCGTCCAGTTCGGTATTGGCGTCGGCCCGTCCTATGAGCCTTATTACGGAGACGACTACTATGGCGGGTATTACCCTCACCGCTACTACCGGCACGTCTATGATGACGACTATTACAATGGCGGTTACGTGGTGCGCTACCATCATCGCCATAATTGCCGCACCGAGCTCGTGAGCCACTGGCGCCACCACCACCGCGTGGTGGAAGAAGTGCGGGTCTGCGGTAACGGCTACAACGGTTACTAAGCGAGTCCGCATTAATCGCGCGGAAGGGCTCTCGGCCGTCCCGCGCGATCGTCCTTCAGGCACCCGGGCGTCTGGATTTCGTAACGCCTTCAAATCCTGCTGATCCCGGCACAGGCGGCGCGGCCTTTTCGGCACTCGGGCGTTATCCTGGTGAACCTTCAGGAGGAGGTTGCCATGAGAAAGCTTCTACTTGCTTCGGCGGTCGCCATCGCCTCGGCGGCAGCCTCGGCCACGCCGGCGGATGCGCGGGTATTCATCGGCAGCGGCGGCTATTTCGGCTTCGGCCCTTTCGGCGACTTTTATGACAGCTATGGGCCGTATCCGTCCTACGGCCCCTATTGGGGCGGCCCCTACTACGACTACGGCCCCGGCGCCTATAACGACTATAACGGCGGCTATGTGATGCGCTACCCGCACCAATATTACGCCTCTAACCGCTATCGCCACTGCCGGTTGGAGCGGGTGAGCCACTGGCGCCATCACCACCGCGTGGTCGAAGAAGTGCGGGTGTGCGGGTAGCCGGCGACCGGCGGCCATATTAGCGATCGGGAACATAGGGTGACCGCGACGCGTTTACCCCATGATCAGCCTTCAGGAGGAGGTTGCCATGAAAAAACTGTTACTTGCCTCGGTGATCGCTGTCGCCTCCGCGGCAGCCACGGTCGCGCCGGCGGATGCGCGCGCGTTCTTCGGTCTTGGCTTCGGTCCGTTCGGCGGCTATCCGTTCTATGGGGGCCCGTTCTACGACTATGGTGGCCGCTATTACGGCCCGCGCTATTACGACGACTATTATCCCGGCTACGTGGTCCGCTATCCGCACTACCGGTACCATAGGTATTACTACAGGTACCACTATTACAGGCACCACCATCGGTACTATCATAGGCACCACTACAGACACCACCATAGATACTATTACAGGTACTAGGTAGCACGCGTTGCGATTAGCCATCTCCCCTTGAGGGGCGGAGATCACCAACCTTGCAAATCCCTGCCGAAATGCCATCTAAGTCGCTGGCATCCAGGGAGAATTGACGTGACGCAGCGAAGCGGCAGCGCCGACCTGCCGCTGCATGGCGGGCGGGTCCCGAAATGGCTGGGCGAGCGCATGACGAAGCTCGGCGCGGTGCTGTGCGAAGCGATCATCCACCATTATGGCCGTGACGAGCTGCTGAGGCGGCTGGCGCATCCCTTCTGGTTCCAGTCGTTCGGCGCCGTGATGGGCATGGACTGGCATTCGTCCGGCATCACCACTTCCGTTATCGGCGCGCTGAAGCGCGGGCTGAACCCGCTGGCGGGCGAGCTCGGCATCCATGTCTGCGGCGGGCGCGGCGCGCATTCGCGCAAGACACCGGGCGAGCTGCTGGCGATCGGCGAGCGCGTCGGCCTCGACGGCGATGCCCTTGCTACCGCCAGCCGGCTGGTCGCCAAGGTCGACAGCGCCGCCGTGCAGGACGGCTACGATCTTTACCTGCACGGCTTCATCGTCACCGACGACGGGCGCTGGGTGGTGGTGCAGCAGGGCATGAATGGCGATGCCCGCCAGGCGCGCCGCTACCACTGGCTGTCGGAAGGGCTGACGAGTTTCGTCGACCAGCCGCATGCGGCGATCGAGGGCGAGGCTCAAGGGCAGATCGTCAACCTCACCGACCATCGCGCGGAAAAGGCGCGAAGCGGCCAGATCGAATTGCTCAAGACCATGAGCCCGGAGAAGATCCTGAGCGAGCTGGCCGTGCTGGAGCCCCCAGAAATCGCAAAAGCCAAGCCTGAACCCGCTGCCCAGCCGCTGTTGCCCAACCTCGTTATGCCGGCGCATCACGACGTGCGCGAGAGCGACGTCGTCATGCGCCGCCTGCACGGCAACATCGCGTCGGCGATCGAAAGCGGACCGAAGGATTTTCCCGAACTGCTTCTGGTGCCGGGCGTCGGCCCGCGCACGGTCAAGGCGTTGGCCATGGTCTCGGAAGTGGTGCACGGCGCGCCCTACCGCTTTTCCGACCCGGCGCGCTTCTCGCTCGCCCATGGCGGCAAGGACCGCCACCCCTTCCCGGTGCCGCTGAAGGTCTATGACGAGACGATCGCTGTGCTGAAATCGGCGGTGAGCAAGGCCAGGCTCGGGCGTGACGAGGAGTTACAGGCGCTCAAGCGGCTGGACGGGGAGTCGCGAAGGCTGGAGCGCTATGTGACGGGGCCGAGCTTGAAGGAGATCGTGGCGGGCGAGATGGACCAGTCGCATCTGCTGGGGGGACGGAGTGTGTTTGGGTGGGAGGGGGCGCCTGAAAGCGACGGGTTGGAAGAATCGAGATCGCGAAAGAAGGGCGCATAGCGCTGTTCAGAATCTGATTCACCCGCTCGCGCCAAGCGCCTGATCTTACGCGGGTCCGCACGATGTCGGCAAATCGCTACGCCCTCACCCCGCCCTCCGCCCCATCATCCCGTAGTGCACCGCCAGCAAATCCAGCCCCACCTTCAGCAGCTTCACCACCACATCCCGCCCCTCACCGGCGCGCTCTGCTAGAGCTTTCACCGACTTGCCTTCCAGGCAGACCTTGCGCACCACGTCGGCTACCTCCCAATGGGCGAGCGCGGCAGCGGCGTGAGCATGGGCACGGCCGGCGGTGAGCACGCGGTCGGGGACGCCGCCATTGACGCGGCTGCCGTCGACGCGCTCGCTCCAGGATTGCGGCTGCAGGCCCTCGCGCGAGGCGCGCTCGAAATCGTCGCGAAAACGCTGGCCGGCCTCGCGCTGCTGGCGGGAGAGCGAGGTGATGCCCACCAGCGGATCGACGTTGCGCAGGCGCACGATGCCGCCGGTGGAGGTGTAGCCGCCGTTGGAGATGTCGTACAGGCGGTTGGCTTCGGCGGTGCCGGCGGCGAGCCGCTGGCGGCCGAAGGCGTCTTCCTTCAGCGCGAAATCATGGCCGACCTCGCGGCGGATGCGCACCTGCTCGGCCTCGCCCTTCGGCAGTTTCGGCGGCTGCGGTTTTTTCGCGGTCTTACGCGGCATGGGCGGGGGTCCTTGTGATTGGGATGACGGGGCGTCTCAGAACCTAAGCGGTCACCTCATACCGCCCCCATTCGCCGGCCGTGGAAGCGCGCATGGTGATGGGCGCAGTAGGAGCGCGTCGCCGAGGTGCGCAGGCCACAGCAGAGCATATCCGATCCCGGCCGCGCGCCGGGCGCATCGTCTTCGGCATCCTCATGCAGCGCGAGGTCGAGCGGCGCGCGGCAGCGGCCGAACAGGCAATCGAGGAAGCGCATGGCCGCGACGTGCGGCTGGCGGCCGGGCTTTACCGGAGGCGGCGGCGCCGGGAGTTTGTAGAGCTGCGCTTCCGATTTCTCGCGCGTTCCCGGCGCGAGCCAGGCCGGCGGCAAGGTGCGCGCCGATTTTTTCGCCTTGGCTTTCTTCGCCTTGGGCGGGGTGGGTATGGTGACCGTGTCATCTGCATGGGCGATGACCCCATAGGCTGATACGTCGGCGGGACAGCGCCCCCCTCTGCCCTGCCGGGCATCCCCCCCACTAGGGGGGAGATCGGCAGTTGCAAGGCCGGCGGACATCCGCCCCGGCCGCTCCGCGTTCTGCCTTGGCCTTCCGCCGGCGCGGCCGCCTTTCGGGTTGGCGAAGCCGATGGCGCTTAAGCCCGCGTTGCGGTGGACGATGCCGATGATGGCGTTGCGCGACACGGGCGAGCTGCGCAGCGCGCTGAAGCGGCCGGCGATGCGCGCGGCCGATAGCCCCTCCTTCAGCCAGGCTGCGATCTCGTCGATTTCCTTTTCGGTATAGGCGGCGGCCATGTCTTGATCCATCGGTTGCAAAAGGGTTTTGGCCGAGGCCAAGCACCAGGGTTCGGCCACGAGGCCGTTTGTCGGATCGGCAAGGGCTGGGGTTCAGGCGGCGCCTGGAGCACTTCGCCGTTTTGCGGAAACGGCGAAGCGCTCCATCTCGTTGTTTTGACGCAATTCCGGACGGAAAACCGCTTCGCACTTTTCCTGGAATTGCTCAGGCGTCACGCCGATGAGTCGAACAAGTGCTGCTTCGGCGGCGGCACGGGTCAGCCCCGACACCGCCCTGCCCGTGGCGCGATCGAACAGGATGACGGTGCCGTCCTCGGTGCGGATACAGCTTGTGCCATCCAAATTGGGGGCCGGAGCCGTGGGAGGAGCGGCTCCGGCCGGTCCGGTGAACCGGGGTGCGGGCGGTTCGACCGGATCCGGGGCCAAAGCCCCGGAAAGCGTCCGGACCGGGGAGGAGGACAATCCGGACGATGGGAAATCAAAAACGGGACGCGCGTTCATGCCGCCTCCCTTTGCGCGGCGCGACTGCCCGCCAGCCATTCACAGCTGATGCCGGCAATGGCCAGCCTGAGGCTCGCCGCCACCACATGCGGCCAATGCTCGGGAGCTATACGCTTGCGCCGGTGCATCTGGCGGGCCGCCTCGTAGCTGCAGCCGACATCGACGGCGAAGGCGCCGGTGCTAACCCAGCGGTCGATGGGTCCCGAGATATTCGTGGGCGACCCCGAAACGTTTGGGAGCGATGCGGAAATGCTTGCGGGTTGTTCGATCATGCGCTAAGCGTACGTTATGT is drawn from Mesorhizobium sp. B1-1-8 and contains these coding sequences:
- a CDS encoding GcrA cell cycle regulator, with the translated sequence MAAAYTEKEIDEIAAWLKEGLSAARIAGRFSALRSSPVSRNAIIGIVHRNAGLSAIGFANPKGGRAGGRPRQNAERPGRMSAGLATADLPPSGGDARQGRGGRCPADVSAYGVIAHADDTVTIPTPPKAKKAKAKKSARTLPPAWLAPGTREKSEAQLYKLPAPPPPVKPGRQPHVAAMRFLDCLFGRCRAPLDLALHEDAEDDAPGARPGSDMLCCGLRTSATRSYCAHHHARFHGRRMGAV
- a CDS encoding DUF6456 domain-containing protein, with amino-acid sequence MPRKTAKKPQPPKLPKGEAEQVRIRREVGHDFALKEDAFGRQRLAAGTAEANRLYDISNGGYTSTGGIVRLRNVDPLVGITSLSRQQREAGQRFRDDFERASREGLQPQSWSERVDGSRVNGGVPDRVLTAGRAHAHAAAALAHWEVADVVRKVCLEGKSVKALAERAGEGRDVVVKLLKVGLDLLAVHYGMMGRRAG
- a CDS encoding DUF763 domain-containing protein encodes the protein MTQRSGSADLPLHGGRVPKWLGERMTKLGAVLCEAIIHHYGRDELLRRLAHPFWFQSFGAVMGMDWHSSGITTSVIGALKRGLNPLAGELGIHVCGGRGAHSRKTPGELLAIGERVGLDGDALATASRLVAKVDSAAVQDGYDLYLHGFIVTDDGRWVVVQQGMNGDARQARRYHWLSEGLTSFVDQPHAAIEGEAQGQIVNLTDHRAEKARSGQIELLKTMSPEKILSELAVLEPPEIAKAKPEPAAQPLLPNLVMPAHHDVRESDVVMRRLHGNIASAIESGPKDFPELLLVPGVGPRTVKALAMVSEVVHGAPYRFSDPARFSLAHGGKDRHPFPVPLKVYDETIAVLKSAVSKARLGRDEELQALKRLDGESRRLERYVTGPSLKEIVAGEMDQSHLLGGRSVFGWEGAPESDGLEESRSRKKGA